The stretch of DNA CGGAAAGAGGGGCTACATCTGTCCCCTTTGCCATAAAGTTTACGACCCGTTGGACCTCGCGCACTTGTTTGACCGGTCTGCCGGCGCGTTCTTATGTGAGGTGGACAGCACGGAATTAATCGAGGACGATCCGGCAATGCACGGCGACGACAGCAAGCAAGATCGAATGCAGCGGTTCAACGTTGCGACAGGGCCTATTCGTGACGCCTTGAAAAGTATCGAGGGGGCCCGACTGCCGACTGTTAATATCATTGCTTGGATTGCTCAAAATGTTGCGACCGAGACTGCGCCAGCGGAATCTGAAGGGGCGGCAGTACGGCGCCTCGATGTGGTCTTTGGCGAAAATGCGCCaaaggaagaggaggggaaaAAACACGAGGCACTGCCGGTTTGGTATACCCAGTCTACCATTACTGGCGAGATGACAGCCGAGGGGAACAAACAGGCCGCGGCGCACGCAAAGGCTTCGGCggctgccaaggctgctgctggaccgagcgacgacgggccaaaggccgacgacctcaGCGCGTACTATGACCAaatggaggaggaggaggcggcccTCGATGACACGATCGACACAACCGAGAGCACGCCTGCGCCCGATACGAGCGCCGTTGCCACGCCTGCTGGGGCTGACGTGGTTGTCATGGTCGCCGGGAAGGCGATGCGGATTGTCGAcgtcaccgaggccgacgaggagctcatgACTCccgacgagtacgaggcgTACTTTGAGGCAACGTCGACGCAGGTGTGAGCGTAGCTGGGAGGTTCTAGCATGCATACTGTATCTATAGCTGAGGCTTGGATGCGTAGCTGATGCTTGGATGCGTAGCTGAGGCTTGGATGCGAAACGGCCCATGAGAATACGCAGCCGCTAATGGCTTGGTGGCAAGGTTGGGGGTGGGATGTTAGTCCTGCTCGACTGCTGTGTCGTGGGTACATGTTACATCACTACTGCGCATCTACACTCTACTACCATCTACACACCAATCATGGCGTTAATTGATGCCCCCAGCTGCTCTTCCGTGACCTTGTGCcgctccgccgccgcggccatCTCAGCCTCCGCGTCGGCAAGTATAGTTGCCGCGACACGCTGCGCTGCCAGTGCCCGATCCGTGGTCGCCTGAGCGGTTGCCATGACTTTATGGTGAGCagccagctcgacctcccaTGCGCCCACGAACGACACTGTGAGAGCCgggagctcggcgcgggcagCCACTTCGGGGTCCTCGGGCACTTGTACTTGCACTGGAACTGGCACGGCCACGGACATGGGAATGGGAATGGAAATGGGAATGGGAACGGGTAAGGCATGCACAAGCGCAGCCGGCCCGCTTGGCGCgttgggtggtgggcgAGCAGCCCATGGGGGACGTACGCCCTCGAGGGGTACGGGCACGCCGTACCCAGTCGGGGGACCGCGCGAGCCAGGTCCATAAGCGCGAGGTCCCGTAGGTGGGCGCCGCGGCGTtgcggatgacgaggtgggCCGCGGACTATTCCCTCCGCTCTTGGGCGATCGGCGCGAGTCGGGCGACGATATGCTAGGCGAACGCCGACGCGgactcgccgagcgcgagcggtcccatcgtcgccgcccgcgGTCCCtgtcgtcgcggtcgcggtcgtcgtcgtagtCATCCCCACGGTATCGGTCCGCATACATGTCCTGAAACCCGCGACGTGGGGAGCGGTCGCGatcgcgctcacgctcacgatcgcgctcacgctcacgGTCGCGCCACCGATGTGGAGAAGGCGAGCGGCGTGGTGAGCGGCTGCGGTCACGGTCGCGATCGCGGTCGCGATCCCTGTCACGATCCCGATCCCGGTCTCGACGCGGACTAGGACTACGTTCGCGGCGCGGAGAAGGGCTCGTGATTTGTCCCTCTTCAGGTGAGCCGGCTCTGCTCGGCGTTGGGACTGAGCTTGATGGGCTGCGATCACGTCCCCGGCGGCGGTTGTAGGCAccccactcgtcctcgattgccacggccgcgcgacgctccttctccttccggccgccgcgcttgTTGCGTCGGCGCAGGTTGTCACGGTCGTCCCAATCTTCGCCGCGGTATCTgtctccgccgccgccgcggtagcgaggtggtgagggggaacggcggcggcggtagGGTGAGGGAGAGCGGGGCAtggcagaggaggaaggaaggaaggtagGTGTTGAGAGTGGGTGACGCAACTGAGGGTGGATTTGGCTGGATAAAAGGGAATGCGAGTACTCTTCCTGTCGGGTTGTAACAATGTCACCAGAGTCGGAGAAGATGGTGAGGATGGATGTGAGTTGTTGGTGTCGAGTTGGGCGGCAAAGTCAAGGTCGATAAACCCAAGTGGGACAATCTGCTTCCGCATTGAGAGTGGGGCAGCCTCGTGGTGTGGGCCAACTCTGGCAGTGACACTCAGAGCCAAAGAATATATTCGAGTTTGGCAACAATTAACAAGCTGGTAGCTGGTAGCCTCATGCTACTAATGCGTGAAATGGGAGGTGCAAGATGGGAATACAGTAGTGGGCTTACGAGTCACTAGTCAACTACGGCTACACAACGGATGCGAGTTGCTGAGAGAACCAGAGGAGATTTGCGCTCATCTAGCAATCCTATCCAAGTTTGTACAAGCCTCGATGATAATGACAATCAAAGTGCGAGAGCTAGTCGCCATATCGCCATCCGCATCATCCTCGCTACTGCCTGACAACGCGCCTGTGTGGCAGGTTGGCAGTGTCATCCCAGGAGACTTACCAGCGTGAGGAATGCCACATACGTGTTGTCACCTACCTTGTCGCTGCCATTGCTAAGTagcaccgccacccaagaCACGCCCAAGATCGTACGCAGACGGCACGAAACAGCAGATATTATTGTCGTCGCAACGGAGCTCAATAGTCAGTGATTAGTGAGTTGCAACTGAACCGTCAGTCTCAATTCGTCCCACCGCACCAATCCCAGTCACGATGCGAATCTACACAACATTACTACTACTACTTGTCGCCCGGCCCGCCGTTCTTCCACCCAATCTCAACGCCCTGCGCCTGCTTCTCCAAAAGCCACTTGTACACAACCGAAAAGTCCTCGTTGGCCATGTCGCCCTCCTTACCCACAGCCTCATAAACGCTCCCCGCGGCCCATGTAAGAGGCGTGGGCAACGAGTGGGCGTGGGCAGCACTCAAAGCAAGCCCAACGTCCTTGAGCATGAGCTTGCTCAAGAATCCGCCCTTGTATCCGCGCGACCCCGGTGATCCAGCGACCTCGGGAAGAGGGGAGTTGACCTTGCTCGACCACGACTGGGCCGAGGAAGTGTTGAAAATGTCGTGCAGGAGAAGCGGGTCGATTTTGAGCGCGTGACCCAGGGCCAGTCCCTCGGCCAGCGCGATCTGGTTGATCGCCAACACGAGGTTGTTGCAGACCTTTACGCCAACGCCTGCGCCGCTCCCACCGCAGGGAACGACACCGCCTTCACGGGACATGAactggaggaggccgcgAGCGAGGTCGGACGCAATAGGCGAGGGGGAACCGAACATGATGGTGAGGGTGCCAGCCTTGGCTCCGGCGACGCCTAAGATCAGTTTCTGTTATAGGGGCCCCTCGTCGCTTCGACTTGGATAACTCACCACCAGAAACAGGCCCGTCAATCATAAGCACCGAGTTGTTCGTCTGCGCATGCACGTCGTCAGCGATACGCTTGGCGGCTGTGGGGTCCAGCGTCGTGTGGTCCACGAGCAGGGTGTTGGCGTTGGTCGAGTCCTTGGGCGCCTCGGAGGCACCAAGGAGCCAAGGGTTGGCCTTGACGTGCTCGCTGAGGGATCCCGAGCTCTTTGCGTCCGACAGACCCTTGAGAAGACCACTCTCGCCGAGGTacacggcctcgacctggGGCGTGGAGGGAAGCATGGTGAAGacgcgcgcagcctcggcggcgacccTGGGGTTAGTGAGCGGGCAAGGGGGAGAATGTCGTCCTAGAGACGGATGAGGCTAGACTTACTCGCTGGGCTTGGTGACACGGCGCACACGACcggcagcctcggcacCACTCTGCTCCTTGACACCATTAATGAATGCCGTGGCATTGGCATCGTTAGGCTCGCAAATGACCATCTCGGGCATCTCGGTACCCTTGCGCGTACCGGCCAGAGCCCAGGCCTTGGTGTAGAGGTTGGTGGCCATGGGACCGCccatggcgccgaggccgatcCAGCCGAAGGTGTTGGCGCgcgagaggagggtggaggttgggagCATTTTGAGTTATTGAGGGAGAGATAGATAGTCAAAGATACAGTATATGAGGGGTGGGAAATGTGGATGTGCTGACGACTTCGGCAAGCACACGTACGAGGAGACGCCAAAGTGACATGACATGCCTCGGACCGGACCTCGAACACTCCATACTTGATGATTGCGGGGCCCATAAACTCGGCTAAGTTGCCCGCTCAATCTCCATCGGCCCCATCCAAGCGAGCCGTTTATCTCATCCGTCATCTATATCTCAtctgccccactccacATCTCTCTTTAGGAAACCCAACAGCCAGGAGTATGCAGGAATAGTGACGTGACGTTTTCGTCTGGTTGTCTTGTTGACACAAACATGCGCCTCAACAAACACACTTACATCTGCGGCGACACCTGCGTCCTCGTACCTTACAGGTAAACCACAGATCATCACAGTTAACAGCAGGAAGGAGCATGTACCAGTGTGTACCTCTTGGAGCAGGGCTGGAAGCTGAGGGCAGACATATCACGAGTGGATGAAATCCCCagagctcctcgagctcacggCCAGCGAGCCTCTCTCCCTCGAAGAAGAGTATGAGATGCAGCGTGGGTACAGCTCAATCATTGTTACCCTgtagctgacggcagaaAAATGGCAGACGGACGAGGATAGTGAGTCGGCGTCATGTCATCTTTACGttctccaccctccacaCTTGCGACGTTGGACGCCGTACTGACACACACCAGAACTCACATTCATCATCCTCGCGAGACCCGACGACTTGCCTGCCGATTCCAATCTCCTCCTGACGTGGAAGGAGGTGCAGCGCTGCAAAatggtcggcgacgtcaaCCTCTTCAAGCCGGAGgggggcgacgacgccgagtgCGAGATCATGATCGCTGGTGAGCTGTTGTGCGTGTATTTAGCTGACATTAGAGCCCGGATTTAGACGTAAAGGAATCGCGATGGAGGCATTGGGTCTATTGTGAGTGAGCCTTGAAAGTGATACCATTCACAACGACGATGCCGCTCAATCCCGCACCAGTCTCCCGCACCAGTCTCCCGCACCATTGCTCCGCCCACTTCCCTGCACGCTTGTTCCACTGGCGCGCGCCCGCTGACCACAGCATAACCTACGCCGTACAtcacctccccctctctccacGCCACTTTATCGCGCGCATCGG from Cutaneotrichosporon cavernicola HIS019 DNA, chromosome: 7b encodes:
- a CDS encoding uncharacterized protein (transcription initiation factor), producing MAELTRDEVIRRCQDLLHKVAYSFYDGAYRILLQFLVEENVITEKRLSDVLNVGVNDVRKYIGMLHTHRLVKRYVNKEKAPLNSFQQRAIANGGSIAGVPPGAMARTRDVIYWYLDYREFADVVKYRIAMMRKSIDEKMKSEVGKRGYICPLCHKVYDPLDLAHLFDRSAGAFLCEVDSTELIEDDPAMHGDDSKQDRMQRFNVATGPIRDALKSIEGARLPTVNIIAWIAQNVATETAPAESEGAAVRRLDVVFGENAPKEEEGKKHEALPVWYTQSTITGEMTAEGNKQAAAHAKASAAAKAAAGPSDDGPKADDLSAYYDQMEEEEAALDDTIDTTESTPAPDTSAVATPAGADVVVMVAGKAMRIVDVTEADEELMTPDEYEAYFEATSTQV
- a CDS encoding uncharacterized protein (NAD-binding of NADP-dependent 3-hydroxyisobutyrate dehydrogenase), which encodes MLPTSTLLSRANTFGWIGLGAMGGPMATNLYTKAWALAGTRKGTEMPEMVICEPNDANATAFINGVKEQSGAEAAGRVRRVTKPSEVAAEAARVFTMLPSTPQVEAVYLGESGLLKGLSDAKSSGSLSEHVKANPWLLGASEAPKDSTNANTLLVDHTTLDPTAAKRIADDVHAQTNNSVLMIDGPVSGGVAGAKAGTLTIMFGSPSPIASDLARGLLQFMSREGGVVPCGGSGAGVGVKVCNNLVLAINQIALAEGLALGHALKIDPLLLHDIFNTSSAQSWSSKVNSPLPEVAGSPGSRGYKGGFLSKLMLKDVGLALSAAHAHSLPTPLTWAAGSVYEAVGKEGDMANEDFSVVYKWLLEKQAQGVEIGWKNGGPGDK
- a CDS encoding uncharacterized protein (Acetyltransferase (GNAT) domain) — its product is MRLNKHTYICGDTCVLVPYRKEHVPTYHEWMKSPELLELTASEPLSLEEEYEMQQKWQTDEDKLTFIILARPDDLPADSNLLLTWKEVQRCKMVGDVNLFKPEGGDDAECEIMIAEPGFRRKGIAMEALGLFITYAVHHLPLSPRHFIARIGTANQASISLFERLGFGKVKVVEVWSEAEMRWGWTGGEYDDAWADIHHPDEADAWPKSRLEGRLGHADGDADG